Proteins encoded together in one Thermomonospora curvata DSM 43183 window:
- a CDS encoding 2,3,4,5-tetrahydropyridine-2,6-dicarboxylate N-succinyltransferase, producing the protein MTDTFTSPIPGVIDELWERRDQLSPDDGDARAAIVAAVDLIDTGRARVAFVDPATDQVVVDERAKRAILLSFKVLGMVRAQVGDFHYHDRIPLKTRLEGVRVVPGAIARWGAYLAPGVVLMPSFTNIGAYVDSGTMVDTWATVGSCAQIGKNVHLSGGVGIGGVLEPPNAVPVVVEDDAFIGSRCMVVDGARVRRGAKLGAGAILTKTTRVFDVETGEELPRGEAPAWSVCVSGTRTKKFPGGEFGMPCLLVLKRLEEGQQHDKLALNEILREHGANA; encoded by the coding sequence ATGACCGATACGTTCACCAGCCCGATCCCCGGCGTCATCGACGAGCTGTGGGAACGGCGGGACCAGCTCAGCCCCGACGACGGCGACGCCCGCGCGGCCATCGTCGCGGCAGTGGACCTGATCGACACCGGCCGGGCCCGGGTGGCCTTCGTGGACCCGGCCACCGACCAGGTGGTCGTGGACGAGCGGGCCAAGCGGGCGATCCTGCTGAGCTTCAAGGTCCTGGGCATGGTGCGCGCCCAGGTCGGCGACTTCCACTACCACGACCGCATCCCGCTCAAGACCCGGCTGGAGGGGGTGCGCGTGGTGCCCGGCGCCATCGCCCGGTGGGGCGCCTACCTGGCCCCCGGCGTCGTGCTGATGCCCTCCTTCACCAACATCGGCGCCTACGTCGATTCCGGCACCATGGTCGACACCTGGGCCACGGTCGGCTCCTGCGCCCAGATCGGCAAGAACGTCCACCTGTCCGGCGGCGTCGGCATCGGCGGCGTGCTGGAGCCGCCCAACGCCGTCCCCGTGGTGGTCGAGGACGACGCCTTCATCGGCTCGCGCTGCATGGTCGTCGACGGCGCCCGCGTCCGCCGCGGCGCCAAGCTCGGCGCCGGCGCCATCCTCACCAAGACCACCCGCGTCTTCGACGTGGAGACCGGCGAGGAGCTGCCGCGCGGCGAGGCCCCGGCCTGGTCGGTGTGCGTCAGCGGCACCCGCACCAAGAAGTTCCCCGGCGGCGAGTTCGGCATGCCCTGCCTGCTGGTCCTCAAGCGCCTGGAGGAAGGCCAGCAGCACGACAAGCTGGCCCTCAACGAGATCCTCCGCGAGCACGGCGCCAACGCCTGA
- the dapE gene encoding succinyl-diaminopimelate desuccinylase has product MRLDLGADVAELTAAIVDIESVSGREKALADAVEEALRPLPHLRVERDGDAVIARTALGRAERVVIAGHLDTVPVNGNLPSRVVGDRLYGCGTSDMKSGLAVMLKLAATVPEPTRDVTYLFYECEEVEAVRNGLARLAASRPELLAGDFAVLMEPTAAVIEGGCQGTIRVEVTARGARAHSARAWMGVNAIHKAGEILDVLRSYRPRKPVVDGLEYHEGLNAVFVRGGVAGNVIPDECTVTVNYRFAPDRTLADAEAHLRELFEGFEVTVVDAAESARPGLAHPAAAAFVAAVGGTPRAKLGWTDVARFSALGVPAVNYGPGDPPLSHTKDEYVEIPLIRDCERRMRAWLTAG; this is encoded by the coding sequence ATGAGGCTGGACCTGGGCGCGGACGTGGCGGAGCTGACGGCGGCGATCGTCGACATCGAGTCGGTGAGCGGGCGCGAGAAGGCCCTGGCCGACGCCGTGGAGGAGGCGCTGCGGCCGCTGCCGCACCTGCGGGTCGAACGGGACGGCGATGCGGTGATCGCCCGGACCGCGCTGGGCCGGGCCGAACGCGTGGTGATCGCCGGGCATCTGGACACGGTCCCGGTCAACGGCAACCTGCCGTCCCGGGTGGTGGGCGACCGGCTGTACGGGTGCGGCACCAGCGACATGAAGAGCGGGCTGGCGGTCATGCTCAAGCTCGCCGCCACCGTGCCCGAGCCCACCCGGGATGTGACCTACCTGTTCTACGAGTGCGAAGAGGTCGAGGCCGTCCGCAACGGGCTGGCCCGCCTGGCCGCCTCCCGGCCCGAACTGCTGGCCGGCGACTTCGCGGTGCTGATGGAACCCACCGCCGCCGTCATCGAGGGCGGCTGCCAGGGCACCATCCGCGTCGAGGTCACCGCGCGGGGGGCGCGCGCCCACAGCGCCCGGGCGTGGATGGGCGTCAACGCCATCCACAAGGCCGGGGAGATCCTCGATGTGCTGCGCTCCTACCGGCCGCGCAAGCCCGTGGTGGACGGGCTGGAGTACCACGAGGGGCTCAACGCGGTGTTCGTCCGCGGCGGCGTGGCCGGCAACGTGATCCCCGACGAGTGCACGGTCACCGTCAACTACCGCTTCGCACCCGACCGGACGCTCGCCGACGCCGAAGCCCACCTGCGTGAACTATTCGAAGGCTTTGAGGTGACGGTGGTGGACGCGGCCGAGTCCGCACGCCCCGGCCTGGCCCACCCGGCGGCGGCCGCCTTCGTCGCGGCGGTCGGCGGCACGCCTCGCGCCAAGCTCGGCTGGACCGACGTGGCGCGCTTTTCGGCCCTGGGCGTCCCGGCCGTCAACTACGGCCCCGGCGACCCGCCGCTGTCGCACACCAAGGACGAGTACGTGGAGATCCCCCTCATCCGCGACTGCGAGCGGCGCATGCGCGCCTGGCTCACCGCCGGCTGA
- a CDS encoding TIGR00730 family Rossman fold protein has product MDSQDHKRLHRQGPAMLRGKAIPRTTTDQRLLDSLGPAEWVHSDPWRVLRIQAEFVEGFGLLAELGKAVSVFGSARTAPDSEEYRLGVELGTRLAEAGYAVITGGGPGIMEAANLGAAKAGGVSVGLGIELPFEQRMNDYVDIGVEFRYFFVRKTMFVKYSQAFVVLPGGFGTMDELFEAVTLVQTGKVTRFPIVLVGTAFWGGLVQWIRDVMAPSGKIRDTDLELIHLTDDPAEAVQVIVDAHTEHVRRLVEEAAVRGVAEEAGT; this is encoded by the coding sequence ATGGACTCCCAAGACCACAAGCGCCTGCACCGGCAGGGACCTGCGATGCTGCGGGGCAAGGCCATCCCCCGCACCACCACCGACCAGCGGCTGCTGGACAGTCTGGGCCCGGCCGAGTGGGTGCACTCCGACCCGTGGCGGGTGCTGCGCATCCAGGCCGAGTTCGTCGAGGGCTTCGGGCTGCTGGCCGAGCTGGGCAAGGCGGTCAGCGTGTTCGGCTCGGCCCGCACCGCCCCCGACTCCGAGGAGTACCGGCTGGGCGTGGAGCTGGGCACCCGGCTGGCCGAGGCGGGCTATGCGGTGATCACCGGCGGCGGCCCGGGCATCATGGAGGCCGCCAACCTGGGCGCCGCCAAGGCCGGCGGGGTGTCGGTCGGGCTGGGCATCGAGCTGCCCTTCGAGCAGCGGATGAACGACTACGTCGACATCGGGGTCGAATTCCGCTACTTCTTCGTCCGCAAGACGATGTTCGTCAAATACTCGCAGGCGTTCGTGGTGCTGCCGGGCGGCTTCGGCACCATGGACGAGCTGTTCGAGGCGGTCACGCTGGTGCAGACCGGCAAGGTCACCCGCTTCCCCATCGTGCTGGTGGGCACCGCCTTCTGGGGCGGGCTGGTGCAGTGGATCCGCGACGTGATGGCGCCGTCCGGCAAGATCCGCGACACCGATCTGGAGCTGATCCACCTGACCGACGACCCCGCCGAGGCCGTCCAGGTGATCGTGGACGCGCACACCGAGCACGTGCGCCGGCTGGTCGAGGAGGCGGCCGTGCGCGGCGTCGCCGAAGAGGCGGGCACCTGA
- a CDS encoding TIGR00730 family Rossman fold protein, which yields MGGLAICVFCASSSRIDRRHLELAEQVGAELARRGHSLVSGGAKVSCMGAVARAARAGGARTVGVIPQALVSVEIADQDNDELIVTPDMRSRKAEMDRRSDAFLVLPGGIGTLEELLEIWTSRVLGMHDKPLVILDPHGMYEPLRDLVVKLADHGFVRPRAFDAISWSRSVPEAFDLLEVRQVHLTPTGEDYAEAEP from the coding sequence ATGGGCGGGCTGGCGATCTGCGTGTTCTGCGCCTCCAGCAGCCGGATCGACCGCCGCCACCTGGAACTGGCCGAGCAGGTCGGCGCCGAGCTGGCCCGCCGCGGCCACAGCCTGGTCAGCGGCGGCGCCAAGGTCTCCTGCATGGGCGCGGTGGCCCGCGCCGCCCGCGCCGGGGGAGCGCGCACCGTGGGCGTCATCCCGCAGGCCCTGGTCAGCGTGGAGATCGCCGACCAGGACAACGACGAGCTGATCGTCACCCCCGACATGCGCTCCCGCAAGGCCGAGATGGACCGCCGCTCGGACGCCTTCCTGGTGCTGCCCGGCGGGATCGGCACCCTGGAGGAGCTGCTGGAGATCTGGACCTCCCGGGTGCTGGGCATGCACGACAAGCCGTTGGTGATCCTGGACCCCCACGGCATGTACGAGCCGCTGCGCGACCTGGTGGTCAAGCTGGCCGACCACGGTTTCGTCCGCCCGAGGGCCTTCGATGCGATCAGCTGGAGCCGTTCGGTCCCCGAGGCCTTCGACCTGCTGGAGGTCCGCCAGGTCCACCTCACCCCCACCGGCGAGGACTACGCGGAGGCCGAGCCGTGA
- a CDS encoding SRPBCC family protein — translation MSRVAVSAQAVSTASAERLFAVLTDWPRHGEWMPFTRAEGGQGVGAELRGWTGIGPVGFLDTMVITEWTPGRRVAVRHTGRLVRGEAYFETAPLPAGGTVVWAERLELPLGPLGRAGWLLIGPLVRALMRLGLRRLARLAERDEGAAPPGRAR, via the coding sequence GTGAGCCGGGTCGCAGTAAGCGCCCAGGCCGTCTCCACCGCCTCGGCGGAGCGGCTGTTCGCGGTGCTCACCGACTGGCCCCGGCACGGCGAGTGGATGCCCTTCACCCGCGCCGAGGGCGGCCAGGGGGTCGGCGCCGAACTTCGGGGATGGACGGGCATCGGGCCGGTCGGCTTCCTGGACACCATGGTGATCACCGAGTGGACGCCCGGCCGCCGGGTGGCGGTGCGGCACACCGGCCGGCTGGTGCGCGGCGAGGCCTACTTCGAGACCGCCCCGCTGCCCGCCGGCGGCACCGTGGTGTGGGCCGAGCGGCTGGAGCTGCCGCTGGGGCCGCTGGGCCGGGCCGGCTGGCTGCTGATCGGCCCGCTGGTGCGCGCCCTCATGCGGCTGGGCCTGCGCCGCCTGGCCCGCCTGGCCGAACGGGACGAGGGCGCCGCGCCGCCGGGGAGGGCGCGGTGA
- a CDS encoding DNA-3-methyladenine glycosylase I → MSGALPGPDGLARCPWGLSPPDYLAYHDREWGRPVTDDQGLYERLCLEAFQSGLSWLTILRKREGFRAAFKGFDPAAVAAFGPADVERLLADPAIVRNRAKIEAAIANARATLELPTGLAALVWRYADPDAPAPRTTADVPASTPASAALAKELKRHGFRFVGPTTAYALMQACGLVDDHLAGCHRRGAYAAVLPKLR, encoded by the coding sequence GTGAGCGGGGCGCTGCCGGGGCCGGACGGGCTGGCGCGCTGCCCCTGGGGCCTGTCGCCCCCCGACTACCTGGCCTACCACGACCGGGAGTGGGGCCGCCCGGTCACCGACGATCAGGGCCTGTATGAGCGGCTGTGCCTGGAGGCGTTCCAGTCGGGGCTGTCGTGGCTGACGATCCTGCGCAAGCGGGAGGGCTTCAGGGCGGCCTTCAAGGGCTTCGACCCGGCCGCGGTGGCGGCCTTCGGCCCCGCGGACGTCGAGCGGCTGCTGGCCGACCCCGCCATCGTCCGCAACCGCGCCAAGATCGAGGCGGCCATCGCCAACGCCCGCGCCACGCTCGAGCTGCCCACCGGGCTGGCCGCGCTGGTGTGGCGGTACGCCGACCCGGACGCCCCGGCGCCCCGCACCACCGCCGACGTGCCCGCCTCGACCCCGGCTTCCGCGGCGTTGGCCAAGGAGCTCAAGCGGCACGGGTTCAGGTTCGTGGGGCCCACCACCGCCTATGCGCTCATGCAGGCGTGCGGGCTGGTGGACGATCACCTTGCCGGCTGCCACCGCCGGGGTGCCTACGCGGCTGTCCTCCCGAAGCTCCGCTAA
- a CDS encoding DUF3117 domain-containing protein, with protein MAAMKPRTGDGPLEVTKEGRGIVMRVPLEGGGRLVVELSAEEASELGDALKSVVS; from the coding sequence ATGGCGGCGATGAAGCCGCGGACGGGTGACGGTCCGCTCGAGGTGACCAAGGAGGGGCGCGGCATCGTGATGCGTGTCCCGCTGGAGGGTGGCGGACGCCTCGTCGTCGAGCTCTCCGCCGAAGAGGCCAGCGAGCTGGGCGACGCCCTCAAGAGCGTCGTCAGCTGA
- a CDS encoding leucyl aminopeptidase, whose product MPIHTRVRSEASVRPAGRVALEAGAELVAVPVRSGPRAHAADLGLTLPLDPAELLAFQDAKGEPGEIVSCPVRLGDGPGEVLLYGVGDQTPGALRKAGAALARRAKGRNGLVALAPEGDVAAFVEGALLGSYEFWIGEPPRKRAATTIVVLGAEAAAVERGTVLAEAAALARDLANTPSAEKGPSWLAERAVELAERRGLAVRVRDEQALREEGFGGLLAVGAGSVRPPRLIELTYRPEGGADRHVVLVGKGITFDSGGLSLKPNDNMKTMKTDMAAGGAVMAAMGALGALGVNAQVTALVPAAENMFSGSAMRPSDVITHYGGKTSEVLNTDAEGRLVLADALAYADRALNPDVVVDVATLTGAAKVALGLRHGALFATDGELSAELAAAGEAAGEPVWPMPLVDDYREAIASEVADVANIERRGFGGGAIMAALFLREFVGERRWAHLDVAGPARATSDDAEISKGATGFGTRLLLNWLTARN is encoded by the coding sequence ATGCCGATCCACACCCGGGTGCGCAGCGAGGCGAGTGTCCGTCCGGCCGGCCGGGTGGCACTGGAGGCGGGAGCCGAGCTGGTGGCCGTGCCGGTGCGCTCCGGTCCCCGGGCGCACGCCGCCGACCTGGGCCTGACCCTGCCGCTGGATCCGGCGGAGCTGCTGGCCTTCCAGGACGCCAAGGGCGAGCCCGGCGAGATCGTCTCCTGCCCGGTGCGGCTCGGCGACGGGCCCGGCGAAGTGCTGCTGTACGGGGTCGGCGACCAGACGCCGGGCGCACTGCGCAAGGCCGGCGCCGCGCTGGCCCGCCGCGCCAAGGGACGCAACGGCCTGGTCGCCCTCGCCCCCGAAGGGGACGTGGCGGCGTTCGTCGAGGGCGCGCTGCTGGGCTCGTATGAGTTCTGGATCGGCGAGCCGCCCCGCAAGCGCGCGGCCACCACCATCGTGGTGCTGGGGGCCGAGGCGGCCGCCGTGGAGCGCGGCACGGTGCTGGCCGAGGCCGCCGCGCTGGCCCGCGACCTGGCCAACACCCCGTCGGCGGAGAAGGGCCCGTCCTGGCTGGCCGAGCGCGCCGTCGAGCTGGCCGAGCGGCGCGGCCTGGCGGTGCGCGTCCGCGACGAGCAGGCCCTGCGGGAAGAGGGCTTCGGCGGGCTGCTGGCGGTCGGCGCCGGGTCGGTGCGGCCGCCCCGGCTGATCGAGCTGACCTACCGGCCCGAAGGCGGCGCCGACCGGCATGTGGTGCTGGTCGGCAAGGGCATCACCTTCGACAGCGGCGGGCTGTCGCTCAAGCCCAACGACAACATGAAGACCATGAAGACCGACATGGCCGCCGGCGGCGCGGTCATGGCGGCCATGGGCGCGTTGGGCGCACTGGGGGTGAACGCGCAGGTCACCGCGCTGGTCCCGGCGGCCGAGAACATGTTCTCCGGCAGCGCCATGCGGCCCAGCGACGTGATCACCCACTACGGCGGCAAGACCAGCGAGGTGCTCAACACCGACGCCGAGGGGCGGCTGGTGCTGGCCGACGCGCTCGCCTACGCCGACCGTGCCCTGAACCCGGACGTGGTGGTGGACGTGGCCACCCTCACCGGGGCGGCCAAGGTGGCCCTCGGGCTGCGGCACGGCGCCCTGTTCGCCACCGACGGGGAGCTGAGCGCCGAGCTGGCGGCGGCCGGCGAGGCGGCCGGTGAGCCGGTCTGGCCGATGCCGCTGGTGGACGACTACCGCGAGGCCATCGCCTCCGAGGTCGCCGACGTGGCCAACATCGAGCGCCGCGGCTTCGGCGGCGGCGCCATCATGGCCGCCCTGTTCCTGCGCGAATTCGTCGGCGAGCGCCGGTGGGCCCACCTGGATGTGGCCGGTCCCGCCCGCGCGACCTCCGACGACGCCGAGATCTCCAAAGGCGCCACCGGCTTCGGCACCCGCCTGCTGCTGAACTGGCTCACCGCCCGGAACTGA
- a CDS encoding O-methyltransferase, which translates to MEDYLPEDEVLQEARRLGEEAGAVPIGPACGAALRFLAAMLNARTVVEIGSGCGVSGIWLLRGMRPDGVLTSVDVEVANQRMAKDAYAAAGFPSSRTRMIVGRALEVLPRLTDGAYDMVFCDADKKEYPDYLAAALRLLRPGGVVAFDNALWHGRVADPLRRDPETVAIREVARMIRDDERLVPLLLPVGDGLLCALKRA; encoded by the coding sequence GTGGAGGACTATCTCCCCGAGGATGAGGTGCTGCAGGAGGCCCGGCGGCTCGGCGAGGAGGCCGGCGCGGTGCCGATCGGCCCGGCCTGCGGGGCGGCGCTGCGGTTTCTGGCCGCCATGCTGAACGCCCGCACGGTGGTGGAGATCGGCTCCGGCTGCGGCGTCTCGGGGATCTGGCTGCTGCGCGGCATGCGCCCGGACGGGGTGCTGACCAGCGTGGACGTGGAGGTGGCCAACCAGCGCATGGCCAAGGACGCCTACGCGGCGGCCGGTTTCCCCTCCTCGCGCACCCGCATGATCGTCGGACGCGCCCTGGAGGTGCTGCCCCGGCTCACCGACGGCGCCTACGACATGGTCTTCTGCGACGCCGACAAAAAGGAGTACCCCGACTACCTGGCCGCCGCGCTGCGGCTGCTGCGCCCCGGCGGGGTGGTGGCCTTCGACAACGCGCTGTGGCACGGGCGGGTGGCCGACCCGCTCCGGCGCGACCCGGAGACGGTGGCGATCCGCGAGGTGGCGCGGATGATCCGCGACGACGAACGGCTGGTGCCGCTGCTGCTCCCGGTCGGCGACGGCCTGCTGTGCGCGCTCAAGCGCGCCTGA
- the sigE gene encoding RNA polymerase sigma factor SigE: protein MNVAALALKGAVAARERDHAPEAVWEPPSWEEVVREHSARVYRLAYRLTGNPHDAEDLTQEVFVRVFRSLSNYTPGTFEGWLHRITTNLFLDMARRKQRIRFEGLAEDAADRLQGREPTPAQAYDDRNLDADVQAALDSLPPEYRAAVVLCDIEGLSYEEIAATLNVKLGTVRSRIHRGRAQLRAALEHRAPRRLTELPEAG from the coding sequence ATGAACGTGGCGGCGCTTGCGCTGAAGGGGGCGGTCGCGGCCCGCGAACGCGACCATGCGCCGGAGGCCGTCTGGGAGCCTCCGTCATGGGAGGAGGTCGTCCGTGAGCACTCCGCGCGCGTCTACCGCCTCGCCTACCGGCTGACCGGCAACCCGCACGACGCCGAGGACCTCACCCAGGAGGTCTTCGTCCGGGTGTTCCGGTCGCTGTCGAACTACACGCCGGGAACGTTCGAGGGATGGCTGCACCGCATCACCACCAACCTGTTCCTCGACATGGCGCGCCGCAAGCAGCGCATCAGGTTCGAAGGGCTGGCCGAGGACGCCGCCGACCGGCTGCAGGGCCGGGAACCCACCCCCGCGCAGGCCTATGATGACCGCAACCTCGACGCCGACGTGCAGGCGGCGCTGGACTCCCTGCCGCCGGAGTACCGCGCCGCCGTGGTGTTGTGCGACATCGAAGGGCTGTCGTATGAGGAGATCGCGGCCACACTGAATGTGAAGCTCGGGACGGTGCGCAGCCGGATCCACCGCGGACGGGCCCAGCTGCGGGCCGCCCTGGAGCACCGCGCACCGCGCCGTCTGACGGAACTGCCCGAGGCGGGGTGA
- a CDS encoding anti-sigma factor family protein, protein MSCLGERLTALVDGELDHDERDRALAHLAVCRACRQEADMMRRIKDRLRSLAVPAAGSSAGAPDLPDEEFLSRLRALGQAGGPPADIAWNRPSQGAVRPGRPAVRPLAPVPARRRVPRRYLAVGAAAMMLGLGSASYVAGGRTEQPPAVVPAFDRLQVEHALTNGMIPVPEPSSLPAAP, encoded by the coding sequence GTGAGTTGTCTGGGGGAACGCCTGACCGCCCTGGTCGACGGCGAGCTGGATCACGACGAGCGCGACCGTGCGCTCGCGCATCTGGCCGTCTGCCGGGCCTGCCGTCAGGAGGCCGACATGATGCGCCGGATCAAGGACCGGCTGCGTTCCCTGGCCGTCCCCGCGGCCGGTTCCTCCGCGGGCGCCCCCGACCTGCCCGATGAGGAGTTCCTGAGCAGGCTGCGCGCCCTGGGCCAGGCCGGCGGGCCGCCTGCCGACATCGCCTGGAACCGGCCGTCGCAGGGCGCCGTGCGTCCCGGCCGGCCCGCCGTCCGTCCGCTTGCGCCGGTGCCGGCCCGGCGCCGCGTCCCCCGCCGCTACCTGGCCGTCGGGGCCGCCGCCATGATGCTGGGGCTGGGCTCGGCCTCCTATGTGGCCGGCGGCCGCACCGAGCAGCCGCCCGCCGTGGTCCCCGCCTTCGACCGGCTGCAGGTCGAGCATGCGCTGACCAACGGCATGATCCCGGTTCCGGAGCCCTCGTCCCTGCCGGCGGCCCCGTGA
- a CDS encoding sigma-E factor regulatory protein RseB domain-containing protein gives MPSPPARCRRGPWLVGGVAAVLLIAWALTGDAAPGRRAAGGDPQALELLRGTAAAARRTPYEGTWTHTTLAAGGRDTSTTKVAHRVESPPSGTSMQSASPLSERREELVVTAGGLPGLTPEALEQLARNYTVVRAADSVVCGRKARVVEARRPGGGTAGRFWIDAQTGILLQRELLDETGRVVSSGGFAELRITRPRILPQAAAPRARPWREMTAAEVDRLRKQGWSVPQTLPGGLALHQVRRSGSGEDGTLHLGYSDGLAAVSVFVQRGRLNVRRLAGWRRATVAGRTVFRREARQRWVVWAGDGYVYTVLTDAPQATSDAVVAALPRSGAGLWERLWRGARRIGTWAIPWS, from the coding sequence ATGCCTTCGCCGCCGGCGCGGTGCAGGCGGGGCCCCTGGCTGGTGGGCGGGGTCGCCGCCGTCCTGCTGATCGCCTGGGCGCTGACCGGGGACGCCGCCCCGGGGCGCCGGGCCGCAGGGGGCGACCCGCAGGCCCTGGAGCTGCTGCGCGGCACCGCCGCCGCCGCGCGCCGCACCCCCTATGAGGGGACCTGGACTCACACCACGCTCGCCGCCGGCGGGCGCGACACGAGCACGACCAAGGTGGCGCACCGGGTCGAAAGCCCGCCGTCCGGCACCTCCATGCAAAGCGCCTCCCCGCTCTCGGAGCGGCGCGAGGAGCTCGTCGTGACCGCCGGCGGGCTGCCCGGCCTCACCCCGGAGGCGCTGGAACAGCTGGCCCGCAACTACACGGTGGTGCGGGCGGCCGACTCTGTGGTGTGCGGGCGGAAGGCCCGCGTCGTGGAGGCCCGGCGCCCCGGCGGCGGCACCGCCGGGAGGTTTTGGATCGACGCGCAGACCGGCATCCTGCTGCAGCGCGAACTGCTGGATGAGACCGGCCGGGTGGTCAGCTCCGGTGGTTTCGCCGAGCTGCGCATCACCCGGCCCCGCATCTTGCCGCAGGCGGCCGCTCCCCGGGCCCGCCCCTGGCGGGAGATGACGGCGGCCGAAGTCGACCGGCTGCGCAAGCAGGGCTGGAGCGTGCCGCAGACCCTGCCCGGCGGGCTGGCGTTGCACCAGGTAAGGCGCTCCGGCTCGGGCGAGGACGGTACCCTGCACCTGGGCTATTCCGACGGCCTGGCGGCCGTTTCGGTGTTCGTCCAGCGGGGGCGGCTGAACGTGCGGCGGCTGGCGGGCTGGCGCCGCGCGACCGTCGCGGGCCGCACGGTCTTCCGCCGCGAGGCACGTCAGCGGTGGGTGGTATGGGCCGGAGATGGTTATGTTTATACAGTGTTGACCGATGCCCCTCAGGCCACCTCGGACGCGGTGGTGGCGGCGCTCCCCCGAAGCGGCGCGGGTCTGTGGGAACGGCTGTGGCGCGGGGCACGGCGCATCGGGACGTGGGCGATCCCCTGGAGCTGA